The nucleotide sequence CAGGAGTAGGTAAACATGGCAGTTAAAGAACGAGTTGGCTTGGTTGTCAGCGACAAAATGCAAAAAACCGTTGTGGTGGCTATCGAAAACCGCTCGCCCCACCCTAAATACGGCAAAATTATGGTTCGCACCCAGCGTTACAAAGTTCACGACGAAGAAAACCGATGTAAGGAAGGCGATCGCGTCCGCATTCAGGAAACTCGGCCCCTGAGTCGCACCAAACGCTGGACGGTGATCGAAGTTCTCAACAGCGCCTCCTAAAACAAGGACAAAGGAAACCGAACCGTGATTCAGCAAGAGACCTACTTAAATGTGGCAGATAACAGCGGTGCACGCAAATTGATGTGCATCCGCGTTCTGGGGGGCAATCGGCGCTATGCCGGTGTGGGCGATGTGATTATTGCCGTCGTTAAAGATGCCACTCCGAATCAAGCCGTCAAAAAGTCGGATGTCGTGCGTGCTGTCATCGTCCGTACCCGTAAGGGACTGCGCCGGGACAGTGGCATGAGCATTCGCTTTGATGATAACGCCGCCGTGATTATTAACCAAGATGGCAACCCGCGAGGAACCCGCGTCTTTGGGCCGGTGGCTCGCGAACTGCGTGACAAGAACTTCACTAAAATTGTTTCCCTCGCGCCGGAGGTACTCTGATGGCCAAAAAAAGTGAAAACCCTGTAGTTCGCTACAAAATGCACGTCAAAAAAGGTGACACTGTTCAGGTGATCGCCGGCAAGGATAAGGGTAAGGTGGGAGAAATTCTCCAAACCCTTCCTAGAGAAAGCAAAGTGGTGGTTAAAGGGGTTAACGTCAAAACCAAGCACGTTAAACCCCAGCAAGAAGGTGAATCGGGCAAAATCATCAACTATGAAGCCCCGATCCACAGCTCCAATGTCATGCTTTACTCCAACAAGCAAAAAGTTGCCAGCCGCGTCTCTTATACCTTTACCGAAGAGGGTCGGAAGGTACGGATGCTCAAAAAGACCGGAGAAATCATTGATTAATTGTCATCTGTCCCTTATGCACAGCGCTTTGGACAAATGACTAACGAGAAATGACGAATTCTCTGACCAAGCCCAGGGAAAGTAAGGATCAAAAAATTATGCCAGGAAAACTCAAAACTCAGTACATCGAGACGATTGTTCCAAAACTGATGGAGCAGTTCAATTATAGGAACATTCATCAGGTGCCCAAGCTTGTGAAAGTCACCGTTAACCGTGGGTTAGGGGATGCCGCTCAGAATGCTAAGGCAATGGAAGCGTCTATCAAAGAAGTTGGGATTATTACAGGTCAAAAGCCAGTAGTCACTCGCGCGAAAAAAGCCATCGCCGGCTTTAAAATCCGCAAAGGAATGCCGGTTGGGATTATGGTCACTCTCAGGTCTGAGCGGATGTACGACTTCGTAGAGCGACTCATTAACCTGTCCCTGCCCCGAATTCGGGATTTTCGAGGCGTTAGTCCCAAGAGTTTTGATGGCCGGGGGAATTACACTCTAGGCGTCAGAGAGCAGCTAATTTTTCCAGAAATCGAATACGACACCATCGATCAAATTCGTGGTATGGACATTTCAATCATCACAACTGCAAACACCGACGAAGAGGGCCGCGCCTTGCTCAAAGAAATGGGTATGCCCTTCCGGACTAACTAAAGCAGTTTTATAAGGAGGGAACGATGGCGGTTAACGATACGATTGCAGATATGCTAACGCGCATTCGCAACTCCAGCCTAGCGCGGCATCAAACAACTGAGGTGCCGGCCACTAAAATGACTCGCAATATAGCCAAAGTTTTAAAAGATGAAGGTTTTATTGCTGAGTATGAAGAAGCAGGCGAAGGAGTAACACGGCATCTGGTGATTTCCTTAAAGTACAAAGGAAAGAACCGGCAACCGATTATTACAGCACTAAAGCGAGTCAGTAAGCCTGGGTTGCGGGTTTACTCAAACCGACAAGAATTACCACGAGTTTTGGGGGGCATTGGTATTGCCATCATTTCTACGTCGTCTGGCATTATGACCGATCGCGAAGCTCGGCGAACCGGCGTAGGTGGGGAAGTGCTTTGTTATGTCTGGTAAAACTCAGAAATCACAACTGGGGCGTGAAAAAATCTTTTTCAATCCCCAGTGTGAATTCTGAATTCCCAACTCTGAATTCTTAAGGAGAAACCAGTTATGTCTCGCATTGGCAAGCGCCCCATTCCTATCCCCAATAAAGTGACGGTCGCAATTGAGGGGCAGCAGGTAGCAGTTAAGGGGCCAAAAGGTGAACTTTCTAGAGTTTTGCCGGCAGAAGTCACCGTCGAAGAGGAAGATGGCACATTACACGTCAAGCGCAAGGATGAGTCCCGGCCAGCACGTCAGCGCCACGGATTATGCCGAACCTTAGTGTCTAACATGGTTGATGGCGTCTCCCAAGGCTTTCAAAAACGCCTGGAAATCCAAGGCGTTGGTTATCGGGCGCAAACCCAAGGGCGAACGCTGATTCTCAACGTGGGCTACAGCAAACCCGTTGAAATTCAACCGCCTGACGGTATCCAAATCGCCGTGGAAAACAACACAAATGTGGTTGTCAGCGGCATTGATAAAGAAATCGTGGGAAACACTGCCGCCAGAATTCGCGCTGTCCGACCCCCGGAAGTCTATAAAGGCAAAGGCATTCGCTATGCCGGTGAAGTCGTCAGACGTAAGGTTGGTAAGGCAGGAGGTAAGGGTAAGAAATGAAGCTGACTCGTACAGAATCAATCAAGCGCCGGCACCGGCGCGTTCGACGCCAGGTGTTTGGCACCCCAGATCGTCCCAGACTGGCAGTGTTTCGCTCTCACCAGCATATTTATGCACAGGTGATCGACGATACCCAGCACCAGACCTTAGTGGCGGCCTCGACGATAGACACAGAGCTAAAATCAGAAGTGAACTCTGGCTCTAACTGTGAAGCGTCGGCTCAAGTTGGAAAGCTGATCGCACAGCGATTGCTGGCCAAAGGCATTGAGAAAGTCGTTTTTGATCGCGGTGGCAACCTGTACCACGGTCGCGTCAAAGCGCTAGCAGAAGCCGCTCGTGAAGCCGGCTTAGATTTTTAAGAGTTTTGAGTTTTGAGTTTTAAGTTTTGAATGAAATCACGACTCAAAACTCAAAAATCAAAATTCAAAACTAACTTAAAAGGACAAAACTATGGCGGAACAACAACAGCAACAGCGACGTAAAAAAAGCAGTCGCAATCGCGAAAAAGAAACCGAGTGGCAAGAGCGGGTTGTTCAGATCCGCCGCGTTACCAAAGTGGTGAAAGGCGGTAAAAAACTCAGCTTCCGCGCGATCGTCGTTGTTGGCAACGAACGGGGCCAAGTGGGTGTTGGCGTAGGCAAAGCAAGTGACGTAATCAGTGCTGTTAAAAAAGGCGTGGTTGATGGCAAAAAGCACTTGATTGAGGTTCCCCTCACCAAGTCCAATTCCATCCCTCATCCCGCAAATGGGGCGGCAACTGGAGCCAAAGTGATGATGCGTCCTGCTTCACCTGGAACTGGGGTAATTGCCGGGGGAGCTGTGCGGACGGTACTGGAACTGGCCGGTGTCCGCAATATTTTAGCCAAGCAACTTGGCTCGAACAATCCTCTAAATAATGCCCGCGCGGCAGTCAATGCCTTATCCGGTCTCCGCACCTTTTCTGATGTGGCCGAAGAGCGCGGAATTCCAATTGAAAATCTCTACATTTAGTCACTTGTCACTTGTCACCAGTCAAAGGTGTAAAAACCAGGGACGAAGGGCAAACGATGAAGGGCAAAAGACAAAAAACAACTGAAGAGTATGAGAATACAAGATGCGGTGCCCAAAAAGGGCTCTACAAAGCGCAAACGCCGCTTAGGTCGGGGTATTGCTGCCGGCCAAGGTGCTAGCGCCGGCAAAGGAATGCGCGGTCAAAAAGCCAGATCGGGTAGCAGTACCCGGCCCGGTTTTGAAGGTGGTCAAATGCCTCTTTACAGGCGCTTGCCCAAGCTTAAGCACTTTACCGTCATTAATCGTAAACATTACACTACGATTAATGTAAGATCGCTGGCCTCACTCCCCGCCAACACAGAAGTGACTTTAGCCTCACTCATGGAGGCCGGTATTGTCACATCAAATGACGGCTCGCTGAAAATTTTAGGCGATGGGGATTTGAACGTCCCACTTAACGTAAAAGCCTCTGCCTTTACAGCTAGCGCCCGTTCCAAAATTGAAGCTGCGGGTGGCAGTTGTGAAGTTGTATCTGGAAGGGGAAGTTAGCAGCCTTGGCGATTGCTAGGAGTGCCCAGCGTCCTTGCCAATCTATGTAGGAGAGGGATGCCTGAATGGTCGTTAGTCGAGACAAAGCTCCAACTGCTCAAGAAACCTTTATGCAGATGGCTCAAGCTGCCGGCCTCCGAGGTCGGCTGCTTGTCACTGTCGGTCTGCTGATATTGGTACGATTGGGCGTATTCTTACCCGTACCGGGCGTTGATCGAAATGCGTTTGAAGCCAACATTAGCAACAGTCCATTAATTGGTTTTTTGGACTTTTTCTCTGGAGGCGGCATTCGCACTTTGGGAATTTTCGCCCTAGGAATTTTGCCCTACATTAACGCTTCTATCATTTTGCAGCTGATGACAGCAGCAATTCCGGCTTTAGAGGAGTTGCAGAAAAATGAAGGGGAAGCGGGCCGGCGGAAAATTTCCCAGATTACTCGTTATGTGGCCTTGGGATGGGCGATTATTCAAAGTATTGGTATTGCCCTGTGGATTTCTAATTCCCAAGCTGCGATCAATCCTGGCCCTTTATTTATCGCCTTCACGGCGCTGGCTCTCACTGCCGGTTCTATGTTTGTCATGTGGGTGTCAGAACTGATTACAGAACGGGGGATTGGCAATGGGGCTTCCCTGTTAATTTTCCTCAACATTGTGGCGGTACTACCCCGCTCCTTAGGGCAAACAATTGAATACGCCCAAACAGGAGGCCGGGAAAACGTTGGTCGCGTCATCATGCTACTGATCGTTTTCTTGATCATGATTGTGGGGATTGTATTTGTTCAAGAAGGAACTCGGCGAATTCCCATCATCTCAGCACGCCGGCAAGTCGGTAAACGCCTTTATAAAGAGCAAAAAAGCTATTTGCCGCTGCGTTTGAATCAAGGGGGCGTCATGCCCATCATCTTTGCGTCAGCTGTCTTGATTTTGCCTTATTCCTTAGCTCAATTCACTCGCAACGATCTGTTAATCAAAATCGCTCAATATCTGAGTCCTGGGGGTCCTATCCCATTTCTCTATGAAGCGTTCTACCTGAGTTTGATTTTGTTCTTTAGCTATTTCTATGCTTCCTTAATCGTTAACCCAGTGGATATGGCTCAAAACTTGAAAAAGATGGGAGCTAGTATTCCGGGTATTCGTCCAGGTCGGACCACGAGTGAGTATGTCGAGCGCGTTTTAAACCGGCTAACCTTCTTAGGTGCTATTTTCCTCGGTTTGGTGGCCATCGTGCCAACAGTTGTGGAAACGGCGACTCGTGTTAAGACGTTTCAGGGGCTTGGCGCAACCTCACTGCTAATTTTAGTGGGGGTTGCCATTGATACGGCGAAACAAATTCAAACTTACGTGATTTCCCAGCGATACGAAGGAATGGTGAAGCAGTAGTGACGCGATTGATTTTTTTAGGGCCTCCAGGAGCCGGTAAAGGCACACAAGCTCATCTACTCGCTGAGCTTTGCCACATTCCCCATATTTCAACCGGCGATATTTTGCGAGCCTGCGTCGCAGAAAAAACTCCTTTGGGTGAAAAAGCCCAAGGATACATGGATCGCGGCGAGTTAGTGCCTGATGAGCTGATCCTGGAGATGGTGCGGGAACGTCTGGGCCAACCGGATGCTAAAGCCGGCTGGATTTTAGATGGCTTCCCGCGTAACGTCACTCAGGCTACCTTTTTGGATAAGCTGCTCCAAGAATTAGAACAGCACTCGGATCGTGTTGTCAACTTAGACGTGCCTGATGCCGTCTTGGTGGAACGAATGCTAAGCCGAGGGCGCAAAGATGATAACGAAGAGACCATTCGCCGGCGTCTGGAAGTTTATAGGGAACAAACAGCACCGCTGATTGACTATTACAGCGGACAGCAGCAGCTCGTTTCTGTTAATGGCAATCAATCGATGCAGGAGGTCACGACCGCACTCAAACAACTCATTGAGTCCTGATCGGCACGCCAGTGCGCGGGACTGAGGGCGTTGCCTGACCGTTCACTCAAATTCTTCATCTGAGTCAAGACTGCTTGCCTGATAAGTGTCAGACTGCTTTGGGTGAAAGCTTTGCTAAGATATGTAAAGCTAGAGTGCCCTGAGCAGTTCCAGACTCAGTGGAAAGAAAAAAACTGTTGGGTTGAGTTCTAGATACAGTCGCGTCAAGGAAAAAACACATTGGCTAAGCAAGATTTAATTGAGATGGAAGGCACGGTGACTGAATCCCTGCCCAATGCGATGTTTCGCGTTGACCTAGATAATGGGTTTAATGTTCTCGCTCATATCTCCGGCAAAATCCGGCGCAATTACATCAAAATTTTGCCAGGAGATCGCGTCAAAGTCGAGCTAACGCCCTATGACTTGACGAAAGGGAGAATTACTTACCGGCTTCGCAAGAAGTAGCTTTAGATAAAACGGTTTAAAAAACTCAGACAAGGAAAAATTTGCTGAGTTTTTTGCAATCCCAACAGAAATTGATATAATATTACGTTTGTAGTGCTGCCAAAAAAGGCATGAAAGTTAGAGCATCAGTCAAAAAGATTTGCGAGAAATGCCGCGTCATTCGTCGTCGCGGTCGGGTCATGGTAATTTGTTCTAACCCGAAACACAAGCAACGTCAAGGTTAGCTTACCCAAATCTCACAGAGATGTCCATCTGGCATCTGCCCATTTGAGATTTTTAGCAACAAAGTAAAGAATAGGGAGAAAAAAACGTGGCACGGATTGCCGGGGTAGACCTTCCTCGCGATAAGCGCGTCGAAATCGGTCTGACCTACATTTATGGGATTGGGCTATCTAGGTCCAAAGATATTCTAGCCGCCACGGGTGTCAATCCTGACACCCGCATCAAAGATTTAAGTGACGCGGATGTAGCGGCCTTAAGAGAAGCGGTAGAAAGCGACTATCAAGTTGAAGGGGATCTCAGGCGCTTAGAGGGGATGAACATCAAGCGCCTCATGGATATCGGCACCTACCGGGGTCGCCGCCATCGCTTGGGACTGCCAGTTCGGGGACAGAGAACCCGCACAAATGCTCGAACCCGTCGCGGTGCCCGTCGGACCGTTGCCGGTAAGAAGAAGGCAGCGGCTAAGAAGTAAGCGCCTTCTAGAACTAACAACAATCAACTTAAAACCCTCTCAAACAGACCGATATGGCGCGACAAACACCAAAAAAAACAGGGGCGCGGAAGCAAAAACGGAACGTCCCCAATGGGGTAGCCTACATTCAGTCTACCTTTAATAACACCATTGTCACGATCACCGATCAAAACGGTGAGGTGATTTCCTGGGCCTCAGCCGGCTCTAGCGGCTTCAAGGGAGCCAAAAAAGGCACCCCCTTTGCCGCTCAAACAGCAGCTGAGAGCGCGGCTAGACGAGCCGGCGACCAGGGTATGCGCCAAATAGAAGTGATGGTGAGTGGGCCAGGATCGGGTCGAGAAACTGCGATACGTGCCTTACAAGGTGCTGGGCTAGAAATCACACTGATTCGGGACATTACCCCAATTCCCCACAATGGCTGCCGCCCACCAAAACGGCGGCGAGTTTAGGCACTCGACAGCCAACAGGCAAAACACAACAAAGAATTTCTTTGACTTTTGCCTGAGGAAACACAGCTGGGTATCAAGCCAGCATTCATAGAGGGAGGCTATGTGAGCCTTCCAGGGATCAAGGAGAAGGGAGGTCACTCCGTGGCGCAGTTTCAGATTGAATGTGTAGAGTCCAACACTGAGAAAGACCAGGGCCAGTACGGCAAATTTGTTTTGGAGCCGCTGGAGAGGGGGCAAGGAACCACGGTCGGCAATGCGCTGAGGCGGGTGCTACTGTCTAACCTGGAAGGTGCGGCAGTGACGGCTGTCCGCATTGCGGGGGTTAATCACGAGTTTGCCACTATTCCGGGGGTGCGGGAGGATGTGCTGGAAATCCTCCTCAACATGAAGGAAGTTGTCCTCAAAACCTATTCCTCTCAACCCCAGATTGGTCGATTGCTCGTAAATGGGCCAGCTACCGTTACAGCATCACAGTTCGATCTGCCATCTGAGGTCGAAGTGGTCGATCAGATCCAATATGTGGCCACCCTCTCAGAGGGAGCCACTTTGGAAATGGAATTTCGGATTGAAAAAGGCAGAGGCTATCGAGCGGTTGACCGCAGTCGCGACGAAGCTCCTGCGTTAGACTTTCTCCAGATTGACGCGATCTTTATGCCGGTTCGTAAAGTCAACTACAGCGTTGAGGATGCCCGCGTTGGGGGTTCTCTGGAGAAAGATCGGCTAATTATGGAAATCTGGACGAATGGCAGCCTCACCCCCCAAGAGGCTCTCAGCCAAGCTGCAAATATTCTGGTTGATCTGTTCAATCCGCTCAAGGATATCAACCTTGAGACACTGGATAAAGCCGATGAATTCCCAGAAGATCCAACCAGCCAGATTCCAATTGAAGAGTTGCAGCTCTCAGTGCGAGCCTATAACTGTCTCAAGCGGGCGCAAATTAACTCAGTAGCCGACTTACTGGATTACAGCCAAGAAGATCTTTTAGAGATCAAAAACTTCGGTCAAAAGTCCGCTGAAGAAGTGATTGAAGCTTTGCAGAAGCGTTTAGGCATTACGCTGCCGCAAGAAAAATCGGCGAAAACCACCTAAAAAAGGGACAAGGGACAAGCACGCGGGAAAAACTAATTTTCCACTTTTCCCTTCTCCCTTTTTCATTCTGATTTCTCACTTTGTAATTATACTTTAGAATTCCCTATGCGTCACGGTTGTCGTGTTCCTCAACTCGGTAAGCCGGCAGATCAGCGTCGGGCTTTGCTCAGAGCGCTGACCACCGAGCTGCTCCGCCACGGTCGGATTACTACCACAAAAACGCGGGCCAAAGCGGTTCGCTCGGAAGCTGACCGGATCATTACCTTGGCCAAAGATGGCTCTCTATCTGCCCGCCGCCAAGCCCTCGGCTATATCTACGACAAACAGCTCGTCCATGCGCTGTTTGAACAAGTGGCTACTCGCTATGGCAATCGAAACGGCGGGTATACCCGGGTTCTGCGAACCATGCCCAGACGAGGTGACAATGCTGAAATGGCGATTATCGAACTCGTTTGATGTCATGGGTCATTGGTCATTGGCGAATGCTAATGGTTGATGGCTAATGGGAATTAGCAATTAGCTGTTAGTAATTTGCAAAAGATGGATAGCGCACATTGCCCAACCAACACACAGCGAATTGCCCTGGTGATTCAATACCTGGGCACTCATTTTCATGGTTGGCAACGGCAACCCCATCATCGAAGTGTGCAGGAAGACATTGAAAAAGTCTTGCAATCTGTACTCAATCGGCCAGTGACTCTTTATGGAGCCGGTCGCACCGATGCCGGCGTCCACGCAGCAGCTCAGGTCGCTCACTTTGATGCCACCGGCACCATTCCGGGCCATCGGTGGGCAGCAGTTCTCAATACCAGGTTGCCCAAAGATGTTCTGGTTCGGGCCTCGGCCTCAGTGCCTTCAGACTGGCACGCTCGCTTCTGTGCCGAGTGGCGTCGTTATCGCTACAGCCTCTATACAGAAGCGCAACCCAACTTGTTTGTGCAACCCTTTGCTTGGCATTATTATCATGCTCCCTTAGATGAATCATTAATCCAAGCAGCCTTAAAACCGCTGGTTGGTTACCATCATCTGGCTGCTTTTCACCGAGCTGGATCGCAGCGCAAGCATTCTTGGGTGGAAGTACACGTCGCTGAGTGCTACCGGCAAGGGCCATTCCTTCATATCGAAGTGCAAGCCAATGGCTTCCTCTATGGCATGATGCGCCTGCTCGTCGGGCTGCTGGTTCAAGTGGGCAGGGGACAGCGGTCGCTGGCCAATTTCCAAGAACTGTGGACAAACGAGCGCCGTGAAGAAGTCAAGTATGCAGCACCGGCTCACGGACTCTGCTTGCTAAGAGTTGGCTATCCCGACTCCCCGTTTCCCCCAGATATCTGGTTTGACACCATGCCCAAATTCGTCTTTGGTTCTTCGTCCCTTGTCCCAGCGCAAATGACAAAAGACGAAAAACAAAAGATTTTTTAAAGATGACAAAGGACATAATGACAAATGAGCGAAAACAAAACTTTCCTACCCAATCCAACTTCTATCGAGAAAAACTGGTACGTTGTGGATGCCGCTGACCAGCGCTTAGGCCGGCTGGCTACTGCAGTCGCCATGATTTTACGGGGTAAAAACAAACCCATCTACACCCCTCACATCGATACCGGGGACTTTGTGATCGTGGTAAATGCCGAAAAAATCAACGTCACCGGCAAAAAACGCACCCAGAAACTCTACCGGCGCACTTCCGGCAGACCGGGCGGCATGAAAACAGAAACCTTCGCCAAATTGCAAGCTCGCATCCCCGAAAGGATCGTTGAGCAAGCCGTGAAGGGGATGCTGCCCAAAAACAGCCTCGGCAGACAACTGTTTACCAATCTCAAAGTCTACGCCGGACCCGACCATCCCCACGAAGCTCAAAAACCCCAAACCCTGAATATTCAAACGATTCCCGGAGGACAAGACTAATGCAAGCAACCGAACAAAGCGGTCGCGCCATGTACTGGGGCACCGGACGCCGTAAATCATCCGTCGCACGAGTGCGCCTGGTTCCCGGTACCGGCCAGCTGCTCATCAACGGTCGAACTGGAGAAGATTACCTGCAATTTAATGCCGGTTATCAAGCTGCCGCCAAGGCTCCCTTAGAAACCTTGGGCCTGGAAAATGAATATGACATCCTGGTTAAAGTTCAAGGCGGCGGATTGACCGGCCAAGCAGAATCCATTCGTCTAGGCGTCGCCCGTGCCCTTTGCCAGCTAGACCCAGACAACCGCCAACCGTTGAAAATCGAAGGGTATTTAACCCGCGATCCCCGCGCCAAAGAACGGAAGAAATACGGTCTGCGTAAAGCCCGTAA is from Microcoleus sp. FACHB-68 and encodes:
- the rpsQ gene encoding 30S ribosomal protein S17, which encodes MAVKERVGLVVSDKMQKTVVVAIENRSPHPKYGKIMVRTQRYKVHDEENRCKEGDRVRIQETRPLSRTKRWTVIEVLNSAS
- the rplN gene encoding 50S ribosomal protein L14, coding for MIQQETYLNVADNSGARKLMCIRVLGGNRRYAGVGDVIIAVVKDATPNQAVKKSDVVRAVIVRTRKGLRRDSGMSIRFDDNAAVIINQDGNPRGTRVFGPVARELRDKNFTKIVSLAPEVL
- the rplX gene encoding 50S ribosomal protein L24: MAKKSENPVVRYKMHVKKGDTVQVIAGKDKGKVGEILQTLPRESKVVVKGVNVKTKHVKPQQEGESGKIINYEAPIHSSNVMLYSNKQKVASRVSYTFTEEGRKVRMLKKTGEIID
- the rplE gene encoding 50S ribosomal protein L5, which codes for MPGKLKTQYIETIVPKLMEQFNYRNIHQVPKLVKVTVNRGLGDAAQNAKAMEASIKEVGIITGQKPVVTRAKKAIAGFKIRKGMPVGIMVTLRSERMYDFVERLINLSLPRIRDFRGVSPKSFDGRGNYTLGVREQLIFPEIEYDTIDQIRGMDISIITTANTDEEGRALLKEMGMPFRTN
- the rpsH gene encoding 30S ribosomal protein S8, translating into MAVNDTIADMLTRIRNSSLARHQTTEVPATKMTRNIAKVLKDEGFIAEYEEAGEGVTRHLVISLKYKGKNRQPIITALKRVSKPGLRVYSNRQELPRVLGGIGIAIISTSSGIMTDREARRTGVGGEVLCYVW
- the rplF gene encoding 50S ribosomal protein L6, which gives rise to MSRIGKRPIPIPNKVTVAIEGQQVAVKGPKGELSRVLPAEVTVEEEDGTLHVKRKDESRPARQRHGLCRTLVSNMVDGVSQGFQKRLEIQGVGYRAQTQGRTLILNVGYSKPVEIQPPDGIQIAVENNTNVVVSGIDKEIVGNTAARIRAVRPPEVYKGKGIRYAGEVVRRKVGKAGGKGKK
- the rplR gene encoding 50S ribosomal protein L18, with amino-acid sequence MKLTRTESIKRRHRRVRRQVFGTPDRPRLAVFRSHQHIYAQVIDDTQHQTLVAASTIDTELKSEVNSGSNCEASAQVGKLIAQRLLAKGIEKVVFDRGGNLYHGRVKALAEAAREAGLDF
- the rpsE gene encoding 30S ribosomal protein S5, with the translated sequence MAEQQQQQRRKKSSRNREKETEWQERVVQIRRVTKVVKGGKKLSFRAIVVVGNERGQVGVGVGKASDVISAVKKGVVDGKKHLIEVPLTKSNSIPHPANGAATGAKVMMRPASPGTGVIAGGAVRTVLELAGVRNILAKQLGSNNPLNNARAAVNALSGLRTFSDVAEERGIPIENLYI
- the rplO gene encoding 50S ribosomal protein L15, with the translated sequence MRIQDAVPKKGSTKRKRRLGRGIAAGQGASAGKGMRGQKARSGSSTRPGFEGGQMPLYRRLPKLKHFTVINRKHYTTINVRSLASLPANTEVTLASLMEAGIVTSNDGSLKILGDGDLNVPLNVKASAFTASARSKIEAAGGSCEVVSGRGS
- the secY gene encoding preprotein translocase subunit SecY produces the protein MVVSRDKAPTAQETFMQMAQAAGLRGRLLVTVGLLILVRLGVFLPVPGVDRNAFEANISNSPLIGFLDFFSGGGIRTLGIFALGILPYINASIILQLMTAAIPALEELQKNEGEAGRRKISQITRYVALGWAIIQSIGIALWISNSQAAINPGPLFIAFTALALTAGSMFVMWVSELITERGIGNGASLLIFLNIVAVLPRSLGQTIEYAQTGGRENVGRVIMLLIVFLIMIVGIVFVQEGTRRIPIISARRQVGKRLYKEQKSYLPLRLNQGGVMPIIFASAVLILPYSLAQFTRNDLLIKIAQYLSPGGPIPFLYEAFYLSLILFFSYFYASLIVNPVDMAQNLKKMGASIPGIRPGRTTSEYVERVLNRLTFLGAIFLGLVAIVPTVVETATRVKTFQGLGATSLLILVGVAIDTAKQIQTYVISQRYEGMVKQ
- a CDS encoding adenylate kinase yields the protein MTRLIFLGPPGAGKGTQAHLLAELCHIPHISTGDILRACVAEKTPLGEKAQGYMDRGELVPDELILEMVRERLGQPDAKAGWILDGFPRNVTQATFLDKLLQELEQHSDRVVNLDVPDAVLVERMLSRGRKDDNEETIRRRLEVYREQTAPLIDYYSGQQQLVSVNGNQSMQEVTTALKQLIES
- the infA gene encoding translation initiation factor IF-1, encoding MAKQDLIEMEGTVTESLPNAMFRVDLDNGFNVLAHISGKIRRNYIKILPGDRVKVELTPYDLTKGRITYRLRKK
- the rpmJ gene encoding 50S ribosomal protein L36 is translated as MKVRASVKKICEKCRVIRRRGRVMVICSNPKHKQRQG
- the rpsM gene encoding 30S ribosomal protein S13, with amino-acid sequence MARIAGVDLPRDKRVEIGLTYIYGIGLSRSKDILAATGVNPDTRIKDLSDADVAALREAVESDYQVEGDLRRLEGMNIKRLMDIGTYRGRRHRLGLPVRGQRTRTNARTRRGARRTVAGKKKAAAKK
- the rpsK gene encoding 30S ribosomal protein S11; protein product: MARQTPKKTGARKQKRNVPNGVAYIQSTFNNTIVTITDQNGEVISWASAGSSGFKGAKKGTPFAAQTAAESAARRAGDQGMRQIEVMVSGPGSGRETAIRALQGAGLEITLIRDITPIPHNGCRPPKRRRV
- a CDS encoding DNA-directed RNA polymerase subunit alpha; the encoded protein is MAQFQIECVESNTEKDQGQYGKFVLEPLERGQGTTVGNALRRVLLSNLEGAAVTAVRIAGVNHEFATIPGVREDVLEILLNMKEVVLKTYSSQPQIGRLLVNGPATVTASQFDLPSEVEVVDQIQYVATLSEGATLEMEFRIEKGRGYRAVDRSRDEAPALDFLQIDAIFMPVRKVNYSVEDARVGGSLEKDRLIMEIWTNGSLTPQEALSQAANILVDLFNPLKDINLETLDKADEFPEDPTSQIPIEELQLSVRAYNCLKRAQINSVADLLDYSQEDLLEIKNFGQKSAEEVIEALQKRLGITLPQEKSAKTT
- the rplQ gene encoding 50S ribosomal protein L17 — encoded protein: MRHGCRVPQLGKPADQRRALLRALTTELLRHGRITTTKTRAKAVRSEADRIITLAKDGSLSARRQALGYIYDKQLVHALFEQVATRYGNRNGGYTRVLRTMPRRGDNAEMAIIELV
- the truA gene encoding tRNA pseudouridine(38-40) synthase TruA; the encoded protein is MDSAHCPTNTQRIALVIQYLGTHFHGWQRQPHHRSVQEDIEKVLQSVLNRPVTLYGAGRTDAGVHAAAQVAHFDATGTIPGHRWAAVLNTRLPKDVLVRASASVPSDWHARFCAEWRRYRYSLYTEAQPNLFVQPFAWHYYHAPLDESLIQAALKPLVGYHHLAAFHRAGSQRKHSWVEVHVAECYRQGPFLHIEVQANGFLYGMMRLLVGLLVQVGRGQRSLANFQELWTNERREEVKYAAPAHGLCLLRVGYPDSPFPPDIWFDTMPKFVFGSSSLVPAQMTKDEKQKIF
- the rplM gene encoding 50S ribosomal protein L13; protein product: MSENKTFLPNPTSIEKNWYVVDAADQRLGRLATAVAMILRGKNKPIYTPHIDTGDFVIVVNAEKINVTGKKRTQKLYRRTSGRPGGMKTETFAKLQARIPERIVEQAVKGMLPKNSLGRQLFTNLKVYAGPDHPHEAQKPQTLNIQTIPGGQD
- the rpsI gene encoding 30S ribosomal protein S9; this encodes MQATEQSGRAMYWGTGRRKSSVARVRLVPGTGQLLINGRTGEDYLQFNAGYQAAAKAPLETLGLENEYDILVKVQGGGLTGQAESIRLGVARALCQLDPDNRQPLKIEGYLTRDPRAKERKKYGLRKARKAPQYSKR